A stretch of the Bacillus sp. B-jedd genome encodes the following:
- a CDS encoding lmo0937 family membrane protein, with the protein MLWTIIGLLVLFWVLGLVFKVAGGLVHILLVAAVVLFIFNFFKNRAAR; encoded by the coding sequence ATGTTATGGACCATTATTGGACTACTTGTATTATTTTGGGTTTTGGGATTGGTCTTTAAAGTTGCAGGCGGGCTAGTTCATATCCTTTTAGTAGCAGCAGTTGTCCTGTTTATTTTCAATTTTTTCAAAAACAGGGCTGCCAGGTAA
- a CDS encoding NarK family nitrate/nitrite MFS transporter: MARINYWNPEDEQFWKKEGKKHSKRNLWISVPSLMLAFIVWQIWSVVAVRLNDIGFSFTDEQLFTLAAIPGLVGATLRFVYTFAVGKIGGKNWTVISTAVLAIPAVGIGIAVQNPDTPFSIMLLLAALCGLGGGNFSSSTANISFFFPKKEKGTALGINGGLGNMGVSVVQFITPLVITSGTFALVGGSQSLPDGSQVYLQNAAFIWVIPIVIMTIAAYFGMDNLPTAKQSVSEQFVIVKRKHTWIMTVLYIATFGSFIGYSAAFPLLLKSQFPQHVSLAFLGALLAASARPVGGWIADKLGGARVTAYVLIVQAIGAMGVIFFLGEKQFSGFLASFLVLFVASGIGSGSTFQMIPGIFIPKEAAPVLGFTAAFAAYGSFFIPKLFGWSVNTTGTPITAFYFFIGFYVISFVLNWFFYQRKSAAVLMKQAS, from the coding sequence ATGGCGCGAATTAATTATTGGAATCCTGAGGATGAACAGTTTTGGAAAAAGGAAGGAAAAAAACACAGTAAGAGAAATTTATGGATTTCTGTTCCTTCACTCATGCTGGCCTTTATCGTTTGGCAAATCTGGTCGGTCGTTGCAGTCCGGCTCAATGACATTGGCTTCAGTTTTACTGATGAACAGCTATTTACACTCGCTGCAATCCCTGGACTTGTAGGGGCGACCTTAAGATTTGTTTACACGTTTGCCGTAGGAAAAATAGGGGGCAAAAACTGGACTGTTATTTCTACAGCAGTGCTTGCAATCCCGGCCGTTGGAATTGGAATCGCTGTTCAAAATCCTGATACACCGTTTTCTATCATGCTGCTTCTTGCCGCGCTATGCGGATTGGGAGGAGGAAACTTTTCCTCTTCAACGGCGAACATTTCCTTCTTCTTCCCTAAGAAAGAAAAAGGAACTGCCCTTGGAATCAATGGTGGGCTTGGAAATATGGGCGTTTCTGTTGTCCAATTCATTACCCCGCTGGTCATCACTTCAGGAACCTTTGCTCTTGTGGGTGGTTCTCAGTCATTGCCGGACGGATCACAGGTTTATCTACAAAACGCAGCTTTTATTTGGGTAATCCCAATTGTAATTATGACAATCGCCGCCTATTTTGGAATGGATAATCTTCCAACTGCCAAACAGTCCGTATCAGAGCAGTTTGTAATTGTTAAAAGAAAACACACATGGATCATGACAGTTTTATATATTGCAACTTTCGGTTCATTCATTGGATATTCGGCCGCATTCCCATTATTGCTGAAATCCCAATTCCCGCAGCATGTGTCTTTGGCTTTCCTTGGAGCTTTGCTTGCGGCTTCCGCAAGACCTGTAGGCGGTTGGATTGCCGATAAGCTTGGTGGGGCCAGAGTGACCGCTTACGTTCTTATCGTTCAGGCAATTGGAGCTATGGGAGTTATTTTCTTCCTTGGTGAAAAGCAGTTTTCAGGCTTCCTTGCTTCTTTCCTGGTTTTGTTCGTCGCATCTGGAATAGGTTCAGGTTCAACCTTCCAAATGATACCCGGGATTTTTATCCCGAAAGAAGCTGCTCCGGTTCTTGGTTTCACTGCGGCATTCGCTGCATACGGATCATTTTTCATTCCGAAATTATTTGGATGGTCAGTAAACACCACAGGGACACCTATTACGGCATTCTACTTCTTTATTGGTTTCTATGTGATCTCATTCGTTTTGAACTGGTTCTTTTACCAAAGAAAGAGCGCTGCCGTCCTTATGAAACAAGCATCCTAG
- a CDS encoding LysM peptidoglycan-binding and 3D domain-containing protein: MKKTFGTLIMAAALSTTVGANAQAEEIEVNYGDTLSKLANVHNTTIENIMALNGLTSDTIFAGSTLTINPEKLYEVKSGDTLWEIARENDISVEDLKGWNKLTDDLIIPGALLSVSGPKVASTESVPVKTIKSGKTVRIPKENPVKKVKAVSNAPSSPAAGQVNKPAAAQVKGKVLTVSATAYTASCKGCSGVTATGINLKNNPGMKVISVDPSIIPLGTKVYVEGYGHAIAGDTGGAIKGNKIDIFIPSKEEALKWGRRTVKVTILQ; this comes from the coding sequence TTGAAAAAAACATTTGGAACATTGATCATGGCGGCTGCACTCTCTACTACAGTCGGCGCCAACGCGCAAGCCGAGGAAATCGAAGTTAATTATGGGGACACACTATCCAAACTGGCAAATGTACATAACACTACAATTGAAAATATTATGGCATTGAACGGTTTAACTTCAGACACCATTTTTGCGGGTTCCACACTTACCATTAATCCTGAAAAGCTTTATGAGGTAAAGAGTGGGGATACCTTGTGGGAAATCGCCCGTGAAAACGATATTTCCGTCGAGGATCTTAAAGGTTGGAACAAACTTACGGATGATTTAATTATTCCAGGTGCTTTGTTATCAGTTAGCGGACCAAAGGTTGCTTCTACTGAGTCAGTACCTGTCAAAACAATTAAATCTGGCAAGACCGTGAGGATTCCTAAAGAGAACCCGGTGAAGAAAGTGAAAGCAGTATCAAACGCGCCGTCTTCCCCGGCAGCCGGCCAGGTTAACAAACCTGCTGCCGCACAAGTAAAAGGGAAAGTGCTGACAGTGAGCGCCACTGCCTATACGGCTTCATGCAAAGGCTGTTCAGGAGTGACAGCAACTGGTATAAACTTAAAAAATAATCCGGGTATGAAGGTCATTTCAGTAGACCCTTCCATTATTCCGCTTGGAACTAAAGTTTATGTAGAAGGCTACGGACATGCAATTGCTGGAGATACAGGGGGCGCCATCAAAGGGAATAAAATTGATATTTTCATCCCTTCGAAGGAAGAAGCCTTAAAATGGGGAAGAAGGACAGTGAAAGTAACTATCCTTCAATAG
- a CDS encoding DoxX family membrane protein, whose product MRNKLYFYLLIIGVAATPLLTEAHVKWFTEAVPEKAAIEDILSPVFISVSIGVALILAALPQLLPWMMKWKPFEKIDSRLDGLRKYSRLILKYGTAAALIIQVVMGTIFAPEIHLPSMEVTVLAWLSIGLLLIPHHYATKAGALILFGIFVYLTPLHGVFHMLDYGFYLAVIFVLLIGSTRLEQWGFPFLYLGTGLSLCWVAVEKWVFPGLSLDIIAHHHVPTFGFSPGIFILLSAFIEFVVGYLLIVGVLNRLLAFILTIIFILTTTLFGWLELAGHFIIHIILAIFIIEGVSFYKPPISIHKTVADQVVFVFLNFIFVLATFVLIYYRFA is encoded by the coding sequence ATGAGGAACAAACTATATTTTTATCTATTAATTATCGGCGTAGCCGCTACTCCGCTTCTTACGGAGGCTCATGTAAAATGGTTCACCGAGGCTGTACCCGAAAAAGCGGCCATTGAAGATATTCTTTCACCCGTCTTCATCTCTGTCTCGATTGGCGTTGCCTTAATACTGGCCGCGCTTCCTCAGCTGCTCCCATGGATGATGAAATGGAAGCCTTTCGAAAAAATAGACAGCCGTCTTGATGGGTTACGAAAGTACTCACGCTTAATCTTGAAGTATGGGACTGCGGCAGCTTTAATCATTCAAGTCGTAATGGGAACTATTTTTGCTCCTGAAATTCACCTGCCTTCCATGGAGGTAACCGTGCTTGCATGGCTTTCGATTGGGCTATTGCTCATCCCTCACCATTATGCAACAAAAGCAGGGGCTCTGATTTTATTCGGAATATTTGTCTATCTTACTCCTTTACATGGTGTATTTCATATGCTGGATTATGGTTTCTATCTGGCTGTTATCTTTGTACTGCTAATTGGCAGTACAAGGTTGGAGCAATGGGGTTTCCCTTTCTTATACTTAGGCACAGGCCTTTCCCTTTGCTGGGTTGCAGTGGAAAAATGGGTTTTTCCGGGTCTTTCCTTGGATATCATCGCCCATCATCATGTTCCGACCTTTGGATTTTCACCAGGGATTTTTATTTTGCTAAGTGCCTTTATTGAATTCGTTGTCGGTTATCTTTTAATCGTTGGCGTTCTAAATCGATTGCTGGCCTTCATATTAACAATTATCTTTATCTTAACGACTACATTATTTGGCTGGCTCGAACTTGCTGGGCATTTTATCATCCATATCATTCTTGCTATTTTTATCATCGAAGGAGTGTCGTTTTATAAACCTCCTATCTCGATACATAAGACCGTTGCAGATCAAGTTGTTTTTGTTTTCTTGAACTTTATATTCGTATTGGCGACATTTGTACTGATTTATTACCGCTTTGCGTGA
- the fdhF gene encoding formate dehydrogenase subunit alpha — protein MVISGFMLLIGGRKLGEANLVKTVCGYCGTGCGLVLEVQDNKIVKIRGDKEAPVNKGQTCVKGSFGYEYVHSPKRLNSPLMRKNGQLVPATWEEALNFITGKLGSIKSKFGPEAISMFACARTTNESNYVTQKFMRTVIGSNNIDGCNRTUHAPSVAGLATVFGSGFPTNTLDDFDKAEVLLLMGSNTSEAHPIIANRIKKAIKSGLKMIVIDPRKIDMTKFAHRHLQINVGSDIALINAFIHVILKEKLYSTEFILRHTDDFEVLKKRVELYTPEYSASITGVPAEDIVATAREYASASGAMIAYTLGITEHHCGVNNVFDIANLALLTGNIGKEGSGIMPLRGQNNVQGAGDMGCLPNQLAGAMSLANAEYRERYEKEWGVTLNPNAGDTQTRTFDKIETGEIKAIYVIGENPLLADVHMNHTKVLLEKLDLLIVQDIFLTETAEFADVVLPARSWGEVDGTFTNTDRRIQRVRKAVEAHPETKEDWEILCELSTMMGYPMNYNNSEEIWNEVRKLAWEMYGGISYSRLDKDYSVHYPCPDETHPGTLIMHERFHSSEQTERKSPFVPVEYTAPLEMPDEEYPFTLTTGRRYESYNTHTQTRYYASGVKIRQTEETLDIHPSDAEKLGIENGELVKVKSRRGELTVKCKITEQVVPGLVFMSFHWHETPTNVLTLNEYDPISGTAEYKACAVSIESL, from the coding sequence ATGGTTATATCAGGCTTTATGTTATTAATAGGGGGGAGAAAATTGGGAGAAGCAAATCTGGTTAAAACGGTATGCGGATATTGCGGTACCGGTTGCGGGCTTGTCCTGGAAGTACAGGACAATAAAATAGTCAAAATCCGCGGCGATAAGGAAGCGCCTGTCAACAAGGGTCAGACGTGTGTCAAGGGTTCGTTTGGGTACGAATATGTCCATTCTCCAAAAAGGCTGAATTCACCTTTAATGAGGAAAAACGGCCAGCTTGTACCCGCTACATGGGAGGAAGCTTTAAATTTCATCACTGGAAAGCTCGGTTCCATCAAATCAAAATTTGGCCCGGAAGCCATTTCAATGTTTGCTTGTGCAAGAACAACGAATGAATCCAATTATGTCACGCAAAAATTCATGAGGACTGTTATAGGCAGCAATAATATTGACGGATGCAACCGTACTTGACACGCTCCTAGCGTTGCCGGTCTGGCAACTGTTTTTGGAAGCGGTTTCCCTACGAACACACTTGATGATTTCGACAAGGCAGAAGTTCTTTTACTGATGGGATCGAATACGAGCGAGGCACATCCAATCATTGCGAATCGTATTAAAAAGGCAATAAAATCCGGACTGAAGATGATCGTCATTGACCCGAGGAAAATCGATATGACGAAATTTGCCCACCGGCATCTTCAAATAAATGTCGGTTCCGATATTGCTCTCATTAATGCTTTTATTCATGTAATTCTAAAAGAAAAGCTATACAGCACAGAATTTATCCTTCGACATACAGACGATTTCGAGGTGCTAAAAAAACGGGTTGAGTTATATACGCCTGAATATTCCGCTTCCATCACCGGAGTCCCGGCAGAAGATATTGTCGCAACTGCTAGGGAATACGCATCTGCGAGCGGAGCGATGATTGCTTATACTCTCGGGATTACCGAGCATCATTGCGGCGTAAATAATGTCTTTGATATCGCCAATCTGGCTTTGCTGACAGGGAATATCGGCAAGGAAGGAAGCGGCATCATGCCTCTGAGGGGCCAAAATAACGTTCAAGGCGCCGGCGATATGGGCTGCCTGCCAAACCAACTGGCCGGGGCGATGAGCCTGGCAAATGCCGAGTACCGGGAAAGATATGAAAAAGAATGGGGCGTCACTCTTAATCCCAATGCCGGCGATACACAAACACGGACATTCGATAAAATTGAAACAGGTGAAATTAAAGCTATATATGTCATTGGCGAAAACCCGCTTCTTGCCGATGTCCATATGAACCACACAAAAGTTTTGCTTGAAAAATTGGATTTGCTTATCGTGCAGGATATTTTTCTGACAGAAACTGCTGAGTTCGCGGATGTTGTTCTTCCGGCCCGCTCCTGGGGAGAGGTGGATGGCACTTTCACTAATACTGACAGAAGGATCCAAAGAGTGCGTAAAGCTGTGGAAGCTCATCCGGAAACAAAAGAGGACTGGGAAATACTTTGTGAGCTTTCAACTATGATGGGCTACCCGATGAACTATAATAACAGCGAAGAAATTTGGAATGAAGTAAGGAAGCTGGCGTGGGAGATGTATGGTGGAATCTCGTATTCGCGTCTGGATAAAGATTACTCCGTCCATTACCCATGCCCGGACGAAACCCATCCTGGTACATTGATCATGCATGAAAGGTTTCATTCGAGTGAACAAACAGAGCGCAAATCGCCATTTGTCCCGGTTGAATATACCGCTCCACTGGAAATGCCTGACGAAGAGTATCCTTTTACCCTGACAACAGGCAGAAGATATGAGTCGTATAATACCCATACACAAACCCGATACTACGCTTCGGGAGTGAAAATCAGGCAAACGGAGGAGACGTTGGATATTCATCCTTCAGATGCAGAAAAACTCGGCATTGAAAACGGTGAATTGGTCAAGGTTAAATCACGCCGCGGTGAATTGACCGTTAAATGCAAAATAACCGAACAGGTCGTGCCGGGTCTTGTATTTATGAGTTTCCACTGGCATGAAACACCAACGAATGTCCTGACACTGAACGAATATGATCCAATTTCAGGAACAGCTGAATATAAAGCATGTGCAGTGTCAATCGAATCGCTGTAA
- a CDS encoding PAS domain-containing protein encodes MAVFSIHIIGMYSMEISIGFNPLIFSIAGLLIFGSFLFSLWMLFYSENFKRNNTAWLKPVSAAIITAAIAQGHFLLKRASNYGKAPVANNNFMFEDSFIVYLVLFVAFLIFGGLIISSTLISKKLAAADSHLKDVLAALDASAIVGITDKDGNLVEVNDKFLEITQYSREEVIGKSHRLMNSGYHPKEFFADLWNTVQSGSIWHGEICNKAKDGTLYWVDTTIVPFLDSKGKPYQYVSIRTDITNRKNAEAELLDRHKEISDITFALDQSSIVAITDSKGLITSVNEKFCEVSKYSREELIGQDHRILNSGTHSKEFFKELWRTIGQGNVWKGEICNRAKDGTLYWVDTTIVPFLNHKGRPYQYVAIRTDITNRKTAEKNLKASLKEIEDFKFALDQSSIVAITNGKGIIQSVNDNFCLISQYSREELIGQDHCLLNSGFHAKEFFKDLWSTIGNGNVWKGEIRNKAKDGTYYWVDTTIVPFLNEKGRPYQYLAIRNDITERKKTEEMLHRQDKLAAVGQLAAGVAHEIRNPLTSMKGYAEFLQLDERDPERLEFLNIILDEIERVNVIVEDFMVLAKPKAVELEEKNVIPVIQNVLALLEFEARKKNVRLHFDYSNDIVQIECDENRLKQVFLNFVKNGIEAMPNGGELHVKTRIHDNNVQISIQDTGVGIPEEKLKKLGEPFYTTKKNGNGLGLMVSFKIIESHNGKVFVESEPNKGTTFNIVLPAKTA; translated from the coding sequence ATGGCCGTTTTTTCCATTCATATTATTGGAATGTACTCCATGGAAATTAGTATTGGCTTTAATCCTTTAATTTTTAGCATTGCAGGCCTGCTAATCTTTGGATCTTTTCTTTTTTCACTATGGATGCTCTTTTATTCAGAAAATTTTAAACGGAATAACACAGCCTGGTTAAAGCCTGTCAGTGCGGCAATTATCACGGCCGCAATAGCGCAAGGTCATTTTTTATTAAAAAGGGCCTCGAATTATGGGAAGGCACCGGTTGCAAATAATAATTTCATGTTTGAGGATTCTTTTATCGTTTATCTTGTTTTGTTTGTTGCCTTTCTCATATTTGGTGGATTAATCATTTCCAGTACGCTGATCAGTAAAAAGCTTGCCGCAGCCGACAGCCATTTGAAGGACGTCCTGGCGGCACTTGATGCCTCAGCGATTGTGGGCATTACCGATAAAGATGGCAACCTCGTGGAAGTGAATGATAAGTTCTTGGAAATTACGCAATACAGCAGGGAAGAGGTCATCGGGAAAAGCCATCGATTGATGAACTCCGGTTATCATCCAAAAGAGTTCTTTGCTGATCTATGGAACACTGTCCAATCGGGCAGTATCTGGCATGGTGAGATTTGCAATAAAGCAAAAGATGGAACTCTATATTGGGTTGATACGACAATTGTTCCTTTCCTTGATTCTAAAGGAAAGCCATATCAGTACGTTTCCATTAGGACAGATATAACGAATAGAAAAAATGCCGAGGCGGAGCTGCTTGACAGGCATAAAGAGATAAGTGACATCACTTTTGCCCTGGATCAATCCTCTATAGTCGCTATTACCGATTCCAAAGGTTTAATTACAAGTGTCAATGAAAAATTCTGCGAGGTTTCAAAATACAGCCGTGAAGAATTGATCGGGCAGGATCATCGTATATTGAATTCCGGGACACATTCCAAAGAATTTTTCAAAGAACTGTGGAGGACAATCGGGCAGGGAAATGTATGGAAAGGAGAAATATGCAACAGGGCCAAAGATGGGACGTTATATTGGGTTGATACGACAATCGTTCCATTTTTGAACCACAAAGGCAGGCCCTACCAGTATGTAGCGATAAGAACTGATATTACTAACAGAAAGACTGCAGAGAAGAATTTAAAGGCTTCACTAAAAGAAATTGAGGATTTCAAATTCGCCCTCGACCAATCATCCATCGTTGCCATCACAAATGGAAAAGGTATTATTCAAAGTGTGAATGATAACTTCTGTCTGATTTCCCAGTATTCAAGGGAAGAACTGATTGGGCAGGACCACTGTTTATTAAATTCCGGCTTTCATGCAAAAGAGTTTTTCAAGGATTTATGGAGCACAATAGGAAATGGAAACGTCTGGAAGGGTGAGATCAGGAATAAGGCGAAAGATGGGACGTATTATTGGGTGGATACTACGATTGTTCCATTCCTCAATGAAAAGGGGCGTCCTTATCAGTACCTTGCAATTAGAAATGATATTACTGAACGGAAAAAGACGGAAGAAATGCTTCATCGCCAGGATAAATTGGCGGCTGTCGGCCAACTCGCAGCCGGTGTGGCCCATGAAATAAGGAATCCACTGACATCTATGAAAGGATATGCGGAATTCCTGCAGCTCGATGAAAGAGATCCAGAAAGGCTTGAATTTTTAAACATCATTCTCGACGAAATTGAGCGGGTGAATGTAATTGTTGAAGATTTCATGGTTTTAGCAAAACCAAAGGCAGTCGAGCTTGAAGAGAAAAATGTCATTCCTGTTATACAAAATGTCCTGGCACTCCTTGAATTTGAAGCACGCAAAAAGAATGTCAGACTCCATTTTGATTATTCAAACGATATTGTACAAATTGAATGTGATGAAAATCGGCTTAAGCAGGTTTTCCTGAACTTTGTTAAAAACGGAATTGAGGCTATGCCAAATGGCGGGGAACTGCATGTGAAAACACGCATCCATGATAATAATGTCCAAATATCCATTCAGGACACCGGCGTTGGTATACCTGAAGAAAAATTGAAAAAACTCGGCGAACCGTTTTATACAACTAAAAAGAACGGAAACGGACTGGGGCTTATGGTAAGTTTCAAAATTATTGAAAGCCATAATGGAAAAGTATTTGTTGAAAGTGAGCCAAATAAAGGTACGACCTTCAACATAGTCCTTCCGGCAAAAACAGCTTAG
- a CDS encoding DUF1206 domain-containing protein, whose translation MSDMFSNKQEKEIPEDIKKSAGKGIIFLARVGYISKGIVYILAGILTLMGTAGLEEGPKGTEGALVEVAQKPFGELLLWAIAVGLLGYVCWKTVQGIKDPDGSGSKLKGLSRRAGNIGSAAIHSFLIYKAVSLAMHSGSGSGKKQKILKIILSSGLGRWAIILIGAGIIVFGLKEIFIAFTRDFTKMLKKSRMSQEELNMGRKSGRFGMAARGLLFCVVGYIGIVAAYHSKAGDLFGTDGALAFLYRQPYGQLVISFVAGGLISYGLFQVIKGKRREINLQ comes from the coding sequence ATGTCTGATATGTTTTCAAATAAACAGGAGAAAGAAATACCGGAAGATATAAAAAAGAGCGCCGGCAAAGGAATCATATTTTTGGCAAGAGTCGGTTATATATCAAAAGGAATTGTGTATATCCTTGCGGGGATCCTTACTCTCATGGGAACAGCCGGGCTGGAAGAAGGACCGAAGGGAACAGAAGGGGCTCTTGTGGAGGTAGCTCAAAAACCATTTGGCGAGCTTTTGTTATGGGCTATCGCGGTAGGCCTATTAGGTTATGTCTGTTGGAAAACCGTCCAAGGTATCAAGGATCCCGACGGGTCGGGCAGCAAATTAAAGGGATTGTCCAGGAGAGCAGGGAATATTGGGAGTGCCGCCATCCACAGCTTCCTTATTTATAAAGCTGTGTCACTTGCCATGCATTCCGGCTCTGGCTCAGGAAAAAAACAGAAGATACTCAAAATTATCCTCTCGTCCGGGCTAGGCCGCTGGGCGATTATTCTAATTGGTGCTGGCATCATTGTGTTTGGACTTAAAGAAATATTTATTGCATTTACAAGAGATTTTACAAAAATGTTGAAAAAAAGCAGGATGAGCCAGGAAGAATTAAATATGGGAAGGAAATCGGGGAGGTTTGGGATGGCAGCAAGAGGCCTCCTTTTTTGTGTAGTCGGATATATAGGAATCGTAGCTGCCTATCATTCCAAGGCTGGTGATTTGTTTGGGACGGATGGTGCATTGGCGTTTTTATATAGACAGCCTTATGGTCAACTGGTCATCAGTTTTGTGGCGGGTGGATTAATTTCTTACGGTCTATTCCAAGTTATAAAAGGAAAAAGAAGGGAAATAAATCTGCAATAA
- the yhfH gene encoding protein YhfH has product MINPVEFFRNLPQKECPVCGEKIQEQAESYLTTCDGCAASNLE; this is encoded by the coding sequence TTGATAAACCCGGTTGAATTCTTTCGTAATCTGCCTCAAAAGGAATGCCCTGTATGCGGTGAAAAAATTCAAGAACAGGCCGAATCTTACTTAACGACATGTGACGGCTGCGCCGCGTCAAACTTGGAATAA